In the genome of Mercurialis annua linkage group LG8, ddMerAnnu1.2, whole genome shotgun sequence, the window TTTTCAAAGGACTTCTTGTTCCTGAAAGCGATTTTTTTGTTGAAACAATTCCCGTGTTTATTTTTGTGCTTTTGAAGTTAGCGTTGCCTTCATAGTTAAGATTCTCAAATGCGAGTGGAGTTTATGTTTTGCAATGGGTGTGCGTCTTATACATTATCATGAACATCAATATTTCTGCTTATAACTTTGGTATCTAATGTTCTGTTTATGGAGATAATGTCTCCGTAATTGAGTTTTGTATTCGTTGTGGGATTATTACGGTGTGAGGTGGTTATGCTTTCTTTGTATCTTAGCAGCTTTCGTTTTTGCATTACTGTGTTTTTGGTTTCTCTTGTTAAAATGACATGACTAGTTATGCTTTATAGTTATTGTGCGATAGTACTGACAGCTGAATAGAGAAGGAGTTTGTATCATGTTAAAGATCAACAGGAACGGTTACATTGTTTTTCAGTGTTGTCTGTACTATGGTTTATTTATTCGCAAAATATTTTCAGCACTTGGAACTGTTATATATTGGAATGTACAACAATTTTAAGTTTGAACTGAAATGTTCTTTTTTGCTGTTTTTAGGATCCGGAGAATAAGAAGATCGTAGTTTGTGATGAGAAGTTGAAGAAGATATTTGGTGGTCGAGACAGTGTCGGGTTTCTTGAAATTGCAGGCTTGATTACTCCACACTTTCTTAAATAAATTGTAGGACAGATTTGGATCAAATTTTGTGAAGTCAGAAGTGTGGCTATCTTTTTGGGTGAAGACAATAGCGAAAAGCATGCATGTTGTTTTCTGGAATTAGTAGTATTTTCCGAGTTTTCTTAGTGCTCGAGTACAGATCCAGCTCTGCTAAGAATTTCTTGAATATGTAGGTTTTCTAATGAAGATATTGTTAGGAATTGCAGCTTATGCTATGAACATCTTTTGATgttagtttaattataatatactaGTTTTATGCCAACTCTTGAAAACGTAGTCGCTTTTGCTGTATGCTCGTGATCATGTGGTGCCATGTCAGCACCATGCCGGCTGTGACATTAGTATCGGCTTATATGGTGCCACATGgtcttcaattaattttataacatgTCTCTTATATTAACAAACATGCaagaaatgttttaaaaatgcgaaacatttttTATGAGAGGCGATACTTTTGTTGCGTAGACTACTTATTCTTCGTATATGCGAGTAATTGCCAGAAATTGAGCTGAATTTATCGCAACATCTAAAATTGCCATAAATAGAGTTAAATTCATCGCAACACTTCTAAAATTGTCGTAAATAGAGCTAAATTCATGGCAACATCATCTAAAATTGTCGTAAATAGAGCTAAATTCATCGCAACATCATCTAACATTATCGTAAATAGAGTTAAATTAAGCATAGATTTTTGTTGCAATTACATCAAAGTTGAGGGATTAAAGAAAAACGCTAGAAGCTAGAAGGCAAGCTTAAACTCAAGCTACTCAGTCTCATTTTGAAGATCCCATGGCAGCTGTAGACTGAGCAGAAAGTCTGAAGAATCATCAACAGCAGGAGCAAAATGGTAGCAAAAATGGTAAGCACCTTCCATGAAGAATACACATACTTCTTCACTAATGTTCTTAACTTTATCTTCCAATGATTTTTGTAGTATTCATTAAGCTCTTCGATAGAACGATCAAAACCCGACTTACCACCGGATGGTACGGAGCTTTTAATCCCACTAAATAGCTTTAAAACCTCATGATTATCTCCATTATGCAtcaaaattttctcattttttagcAGCTTCACATCTTCAACCGTTTGAATCATGGCTCCCATTAGTTCAATGTAACGGGCGAAATTCGGGGTCTCCGGTTTGGTAATAGTTTCATACGCAAGTAAGTTACGGATGATTACATCTGAATAAACGTTCAACTCGAGGGTTGGAAGACGAAGAGTTACATCATGATCCTTCTTGACAAATGCAATGTGACTAATGCCATGAGTTGTGCTGCAGAATTTAACCTTAACATCAGACAGCTCCGAGGCTCTCGGAATCAAATGTTTCTCTTCGGCTACTTCAAACGAGAACGAAACTCCAAGAAGCTGTAAGATTTTCAGAGCTAAATCAATCATTCTTACCGGGACGGCTAAGACACTGATGTTTAGTGTCTTAATCGTACTCCATAGTCGACTCCAGATACTACTACTACTCATCGAAAATGCGTATGGAGTTATTTGGGACCCTCCATACCAAACCATCTTGTAGAGAAGATCCAACAGATGAAAAGCATTTTCAAAATCCGGGCCGAAAAATCCCCCTTCAAGTACTATTGGAGAAATTCTCGAACATATTTTTACGCTCATACACGACAAAGATTCGATTTCCGACACAGATTTCGACATGGATAAAAGACAATCCAACACGAACAACGGAATTTGATTTTCAATCATCATCACATCTTTAAGGATAAAATCAAACGTAATCTTTCTTCCAAATGCGTCGATAAACTCCAACGAATCCGCATTTTGTTCCGTTTCTTGATACAGCAACTGCAGCAAGAACAAACCATCAATCACCATAATCCATGACAATGTATCATCATTAACATCAAGATTCTCGTCGTAACACCCTCTAATATCACCCGTTTTTTCCCCGATTCGATCAGCAAGAAGCTCGAATTCGGGGAAACCAAGCTGCTGATGAAGTAACTCTACTTGATGAAGCTTACATTTCTGCAACTTGTAGAGGTCAGCTGAGAAATTATGGTAAGGTCCTAAAGCTAGTTTTTGTGGTATATAGaactctctatttttatttttaagcgATGTGGTAACTTTAAATATGGTAATAAAATTGTTAGTTTCATAACCAAGACTAGCCTCATTGTTGAGTATGTTCTTCATCTGCTGTATCCATTTTTCTTGGTTGAAATTTGAGTTAAAAATGGAATGTTCTGAGATTCTTCTATGTGTTTCAATGTTGATAATTGAATCTGCAGAGGCCATTTTCTTATGtgaatttgtttgtaatttGAATTGGTTGATGGTGATGAGTTTTTCAAAGAGATTTTGGTGAAATAAGTGTAAATTATGGGGTTTTTGTGTTCATTTTATTTATGAGTTGCAGTGTGTTGTCGTTTTCATTACCAGCTATTCACGTGATCAGtatgtttgaattttaaaaggACAACTTTTACCAATTCTGTAGTTGTGTTCTATCTAATTAGAGAAACTACATAATTATAGTATGGCATcacttattttttttgataatttgggagGGAAAGTGTTTCTGGAAAAATTGAATTTACGACTTTGACAGTTTAGTGTCCATCTTATCTCATTTGAGTCACAGCTTGCTGGTTAGTATCCGAGCTTAATTTCACCCGCCCTCCCTGATTTTTGAGGTTTTTATCATTAATGTTTTCAAACTTCAATTTTGGCCATTAAAATTCTTGAGTTTCGATTTAGAAGTTGGAAAGCTTTTTTCATCCAATTTTCCTTTAATACCGTTAATGTTTGGTGACATGgcatttaagaaattaaaaaaatcaaacacagTTCATATCATCTGGCACGTCATCAAAATaccctaaaaatttaaaatactcaAAATTCTCataaaatcctaaaatttcaaaaattaaaaactaatggttaaaactgaaatttccGCCATTCACCACATTCCCACTGTCGCCATCTACCACCAGCCCCGACACCCTTTTTGCCATCAACCACCATTTCTCAAACCTCCAATAGGTGAGTTGTTAATTTATCTGAGAAGATGAGTTCGTCCTCAGACGAATTCTATTTGTGAGTTCGTCTTCTCAGACAAACCTAGCAGAGGCGGCCACTGACGGTGGGTTTAAGTGGTAGCTGATGTACAATTCCTTGGTTCACAAGATTCCTCCACTGAGCTTACTGTGGTCTTCTCCTCAGCCAATCTGCTCCTTATGCTGAGCTGGTATTCTGTTAGGATTTCTGTCACAGAAGCTTCTATTCCACCACTGCTCCTTTGCTGTGGTTTTCTGTTTTTCCTATCTAGTGACCTCACCATCTTGTAACAACTTTCTTTGTTTTTATCCTTTCAGTTTGTGTTTACTGTGGTCTTCTCCTCAGCCAATCTGCTCCTTATGCTGAGCTGGTATTCTGTTAGGATTTCTGTCACAGAAGCTTCTATTCCACCACTGCTCCTTTGCTGTGGTTTTCTGTTTTTCCTATCTGGTGACCTCACCATCTTGTAACAACTTTCTTTGTTTTTATCCTTTCAGTTTGTGTATAAATAGAGGTAGATTTCATTCTTGTATAGATAACGAATACAATTAATACAAAAGAGAGTTTTTCTTGCTCTTCATTATCtttacatggtatcagagctatTCTGATCCAGTATTCGTTTCTATATGGCTGAAATTACTTATAACCCTAATGGAGATCCTTATCATCTCCAAGGGTCTGATCATCCTGGAATGGTGCTTGTAACAGCACCACTTACAGAAAACAATTACCTTACTTGGAGCAGATCTATGAAGATTGCTCTTGGGGCTAAGTTCAAGCTTGGCTTCATTGATGGCAGACTTCCTATACCAGAGGAAAGTGATGAAAAATATGAGTTCCGGACCAGAGCTAATTACATGGTTACTTCATGGATTCTGAATTCCATTTCTAAAGAGATGGTGGATGGGTTTTTATACACCACCACTGCTAAAGAGCTATGAGAGGAGATAGCTGAAAGATATGGTGACAGCAATGGTCCTCTACTGTATCAGATTCAAAGAGAAATTGCTTCAGTTAATCAAGGTAATGATTCTGTTGCAAAGTATTATACTAGACTTAAGCTTCTGTGGGATGGTTTGAGCTGCCTCATGCCACTTCCATCTTGTACCTGTGGAGCTTCTAAATCTGTTTCGGATCTGCAGTCTATGAACAAATTGATGCAGTTCCTTATGGGATTAAATGAGTGCTATGATCATACAAGAAATCAAATTCTTGTCATGGATCCTTTTCCTACAGTGAACAAAGCTTACTCTATGCTTCTTAGTGTGGAGAAACAGAGGGAGGTTCATGGCAACTATAATGAAAAACTTGAAGTTACTGGGTTATTTGCTAAAACTCAGAACAATTACAAAAAGGAGTATCCATCTAAGGCTGGtttcaaaaagaaagaaaacaagtTTTGTGATCATTGCAAAACCAAAGGGCATGAAAGGGAGACCTGCTTCAAGCTTCATGGGGTACCTGACTGGTACAAGGACCTAAAAGATCAACAGAAAAAGGATGGAGGCAAATCCATGGCAAATATGGCTGAAACTCCTCTTGATCTTGAGATGACAGGAGAATCAAAAGGAGAAAAGCAAAATAATCTTGCTAATCTGGTGCAACAGGAGCTACTGAGGATCATGAAAGATGGAAATTATGCAAACTTTTCCACTATGAACAACTTCTCAGGTAAACCTACATTATATGCCTTTGCTTTAAGCTGTGCTACTACTGATGTGATTGGCAAGAATTCTTGGATCTTAGATACAGGGGCAACTAATCATATGTCTGGCATTATAGAACATTTTCATGACCTTAAACAACCTAAGAACCCCATACCAGTTTATTTACCAGATGGTTCTGTCAAAGTGGTTGACAGCATAGGAAACATTAATTTTTCTGACAAAATCTCTTTGCAGCAAGCTTTATACATTCCTAGTTTTAAGTTCAATCTTCTATCTGTCCATAAACTCACTCAATCTGCAAATATAAAATGTGTTTTCACCCCTACTGATTGTCTTTTACAGGACCTGCAGACTAAAGAAATCCTGGCCATAGGAAAGTCTCTAGGAAGTCTCTACATTTTGGATAGTGCTAGTTTTAAATGTAATCAAAAGAAGTCTCAGTTTAGACAAACAGATTCTCTTATTTTGAATTGTAATGATCAAATTTCAATGAATGAAAATGCTGCTTCTTCTCATACACATCTCTGGCATAACAGACTTGGTCACTGCCCAGTCAACATTTTAAAACACATTAATGTTTTGAAAAACAAGAATTTCAAAGATCTTAAAGAATGTGCTGTTTGTCACAAAGCTAAGCAACAAAGAACACCTTTTCCCATTAGTCACACTAAAGCCTCAAAAATCTTTGAACTTGTCCATCTTGATGTTTGGGGACCATATAATCAACAGTCCATTGAAGGGACTAAATACTTTCTTACCATAGTTGATGACCATTCTAGAGCCACTTGGACTTTCTTAATGATGCACAAAACTCAAACTTCccaaattttcataaatttctcAAATATGGTAACAACTCAGTTCAATACTCAAATTAAAACCATTAGATCTGATAATGGTACAGAGTTCATTAATTCagaatttcaaacttttttgtCTAACAAAGGCATCATTCATCAAAAATCCTGCCCTTACACACCACAACAAAATGGTATTGTAGAAAGGAAACATAAGCATTTGCTTCAAACTGCTAGGGCTCTAATGTTTCAATCTGGTCTTCCTAAAAAATTCTGGGGATCATCCATTCTCATGGCTACTCACATTATCAACAGAACACCCTCAATAATTCTTTCCTGGAAAACTCCCATTGAAATCCTATACTCAAAACCTCCTGATTATTCTAATCTTAAAACTTTTAGAGTCTTATGCTATGTGACAAACACTCTTCCTCATAAAGACAAATTTGCAGAAAGAGCCTTTACTTGTGTTTTCATTGGCTATAGTCCTGCTCAAAAGGCTTATAAACTTTATGATTTTGAAAATCACAAAATTCTTATTTCCAGAGATGTAAAATTTCATGAAAATGTTTTCCCTTATAAATCTAAAACTAGCAGTATGCATAATGTAGAATCTCAGGTTCTTCCTTTTCCTTTTGATGACACAGATTCTAGTCTCCCTCTAGTGTCTGAACCTAGGACTCAGTGCACACTCCCTATTCCTTTAGATACCACCGCTGACCCTCCTTCTCCTGATCCTACACCCATCATCAAACATAGCACTAGACCCAAAACTAGACCTGTCTGGATGAATGACTATGTCACAAACTTTGTTCTCAGCACTTCTGCTGATGTCTGCAGCTCTTTTTCCACCTCCACTTCTTATACTCCACCAACTTTTCCCTATCTCACTAATCCCTCTTTGAATCCTACCTATCTGTCATTCCTTGCTCATGTCTCTCAACATAAAGAACCACAAACCTATCTTCAAGCTGTATCTAATCCAGCTTGGATCACTGCCATGACAGAAGAGCTTACTGCTCTTGAGAAAAACAATACCTGGGAACTCACTACTCTACCTGCAGGAAAGAAAGCCATTGGCTGCAAATGGAtctttaaaactaaattaaatgcAGATGGTACTATTGACAGATATAAGGCAAGAGTTGTTGCCAAAGGTTTTAATCAAGTTGAAGGCATAGACTACTTTGAAAGTTTTTCTCCTGTTGCCAAAATAGTCACTGTAAGAATTTTTCTGGCTTTGGATACCTCTAAAGGATGGCCTGTTTATCAAATTGACATCAACAATGCTTTTCTCCATGGCTTTCTTGATGAAGAAGTGTACATGACACCTCCTCCTGGATATTCTAAAGTTAAACTGAATCAAGTCTGCAAGTTGAAACGTTCTCTTTATGGTTTGAAACAGGCCTCCAGACAGTGGAATGTTGAATTTTGTGCCAAGGTGCACTGTCTGGGATTCATACAATCTGCTCATGATCACTGTCTTTTTATCAAGTCCACTGCCTCATCTCTTACTGCCATCTTGTTATATGTTGATGATGTCCTTATCACAGGGACTTCAGAAGCTGAGATTACTTCTTTGAAAGCTCATCTTCATACAGAATTCACCATCAAAGACTTGGGCCATGCTAGATACTTCCTTGGCATTGAAATTGCTAGAGGTCCTTCTGGTACTACCATTAATCAAAGGAAGTATCTTCTGGACATTATCTCTGATACTGGTCTTTTGGGAGCTAAACCTGCAAAGGTTCCTTTTCAGAAAGGTTTGAAACTTGCTACTAAAATGGATACTCCTCTCCCAGAACCTGACAAATACAGAAGACTCATAGGAAGATTTCTACTCctatattttatgtgttttatagGTCATATATGTGCATTTGACGTTGGTTTTGAGCTTCTCTGCACTCATTTTTTGTGTTTGAGCATTCCAGGCATAATGTGGGAGTTTTGCATGATATTCAAGCCATTTGGAAGCCATTTGGATCATAATTGAAGATTTGAGGAAAGTTGTGCGAAGATCCGATGAAAATAGGCGCCGAGAGCACAAGTTTCTACTTGTGAAATTGACCCCTCTTCATTGATTGAAGATTTTGGATTACTTAAAGACTTCAATTGactttgtgttcttcataagaaatacaGTAGACCTCCTAAGctttccatagaatcaagaatcgactcattccgacatttctacaccgagttatgaccTTTTGAAGTTGACAGTGTGTAGCAGATtggaagtgtgcgaacgcacactaaaGTGCAAAGGAGTGTGCGAGCGAAACAGCCTTTCCAGTGAGTTTTGAAGCAAAATTTTGGCTAAGTACATGAGTGTGCGATCTCACACtatagtgtgcgaacgcacacccctaGAAACTCAAaattgtgtgcgaacgcacactcaagtGTGCGAACGAACACCCGACGATATTTGGGTAAAAAATGGACGTTTTGACCTTGCCACATCACCCGAATTCACTTAAACTTGAGGGCAACTTCGAAAATACACATGGGTACAATTCAAAACCCTTCTCTTAGCTGAAAGACGTATAAATACCGCACTAAACAACAAATCAAGGGTTCGCTTAGTTCGCTTAGTTCGCCACACTAGACATTAGTTTTACATTAGTTTAGTTTAGCTTTCGATTACcgttcatcgttttagcttgtattctggattttcttcatcattgttttgggattattgtcgattaaggtacgataactattaagagattaattattattgtttcttattcGGCCATGAATTCTTATTACATTATTGTTAAACTTTCTTTcaatatgtgtagctaaacctttcattagggattattaatgggatttatgtctgtttaaacgaattggatttgtgggttgttgttattactatgttttaattattgttcttaacgcttgaatttatttggccaatttattcattgtcatgtgttttggttttagctcgagagagtaaaactggaatagaccaacataattaagaacgtaggagttaattgcgcgagagtgaattgacgagtacgtgttcttagggtttacttcataaacattaattgattagtaatttaggttaatcattgtgcgagagtgaataattagCCTGTTACTAATTTGTTATctgtttttgcctgcaattgctcgagagagaattttaggtgcttacgaTTAGCCTGAACCTTAGTAGAACAACTAAATCCATATTCAATCTGATTAAACAGtataatgaaaattaataatccctgttcttcccatcattgttaaaaccttattttcattacagctttagttaattttatccataattgttatttcagtttatttagtttaataacaacattcaaatatatttttggctattcgaatcgagtttcctaactggttgtctttagaagctttctctgtgggtacgatatccggactttgcagtctgtattacaagttggcatacgtacgcttgcgtatttttaccaacatgCAACAGCTTAGTCAATTTGTTAACACTCCTTGTCAAGCTCATTGGGAGGCTGCTTTGCACTTGGTTAGATACCTCAAAGGATGTCCTTCTACTGGCTTACTTTATTCTGCAGATTCTTCACTTGAGCTACAGGCTTATAGTGATGCAGATTGGGGCTCCTGCATTGACACAAGAAAATCCTTGACTGGTTTTTGCATCTTCTTAGGCACCTCTCTGATTTCTTGGAAGACCAAGAAACAAAACACAGTCTCCAGGTCATCTGCTGAAGCAGAATACAGAAGTCTTGCCACTTCTGTTTGTGAATTATAGTGGATCACTTACATTCTCCAGGATTTCCATGTTCCTGtcaccactcccattcccttgTGGTGTGACAATAAAGCTGCCATCCACATCACTGCTAACCCTGTCTTTCATGAACGTACAAAACATCTTGACATTGACTGCCACATTGTCAGAAATTTATACAAGACATGTCTCATTCAGCCCCTTCACATCTCCACTCATGATCAAAAGGCAGACTTATTCACCAAGGCACTCTCAGCTCCTCAGTTCACCAATTTTCTCTTCAAGTTGGGATTGTATGACATTCATCAATCTCCAACTTGAGGAGGGGATGTACAATTCCTTGGTTCACAAGATTCCTCCACTGAGCTTACTGTGGTCTTCTCCTCAGCCAATCTGCTCCTTATGCTGAGCTGGTATTCTGTTAGGATTTCTGTCACAGAAGCTTCTATTCCACCACTGCTCCTTTGCTGTGGTTTTCTGTTTTTCCTATCTGGTGACCTCACCATCTTGTAACAACTTTCTTTGTTTTTATCCTTTCAGTTTGTGTTTACTGTGGTCTTCTCCTCAGCCAATCTGCTCCTTATGCTGAGCTGGTATTCTGTTAGGATTTCTGTCACAGAAGCTTCTATTCCACCACTGCTCCTTTGCTGTGGTTTTCTGTTTTTCCTATCTGGTGACCTCACCATCTTGTAACAACTTTCTTTGTTTTTATCCTTTCAGTTTGTGTATAAATAGAGGTAGATTTCATTCTTGTATAGATAACGAATACAATTAATACAAAAGAGAGTTTTTCTTGCTCTTCATTATCTTTACAGCTGACAATTCAAAAGttatttttagagtttttgGATTTAGCGGTATTTCGAACATTTGGGAGTCAGATGAGGTAGAGCTAatttttaggtgttttaattatttgattaatagTATGAAAAAACCTCcatcttttaaccccttttcttTTACATCGTGACGTTGTAAAATCGCTGTTTACACTCAAATCCACACCTATCGTTTTCAATTCCCCCTGACCTAAATTTTTTGACACCGTAGCAGCCATGTCAGTCAATTATGCTCACTCATCCGCTAACATGGCCGTCACGgtgtgaaaaatatttttaaatattcaaaccCTAAAAATCATAATCTAAAACTAAAATCCTAGACTTGTCTTGtactttttacattttattaatcttttttctttgtttttcttcaCCTCTGCCGACTGCCATCCATTAAACTCTTCTTCTTTTCCATTTTCTTCCACCTCCGACTCCACCAATCTCTGAGTCAACAAATCAACTTCTTTGGCAAACCCACATCCTCCATAAATAGCATAAAAAAGAGAGGTGGCGGTTGCTGAGGTGAAATGAAGGAAGGAGAAGAAGAataataaattgtaaaaagagCAAAACAAGTCTCTAGATTTTcagaattttagtttttaatttataacttttaggATTTGAAGATTTTAATCATTTTGACACCGTGGTCGACGGCCTGATATGGTTGCCACGgtgtcaatttttttagattagGATGGAAAACGAAAGGTATAGATATGGGTGTAATCGGTGATTTAATTATAACGTTATGGTGCAAACAAAAAGGGGCTAAAATATGGAAGTTTTTTCAGACCATTAGCTTAATTAGTTTTTATTGCTAAGTCAGCATATGTTAATGGTTTTAGTTAAAAAATAGACGGAAGGAATTTATTGGCTTCTAAATCAAAACTCACAAGGTTTACTGGCcggatttaaaatttaaaaacgtcAATGGTAAAAAGTCCGAAAGTCAGGAATGATTGGTGGAATTAAACCatacttttcaaaaaatatattaattagaaaGTTATAATCCAAGAAATGACTTATATTTTACTTGGTTTACTGAAAGACTTCTTGAAAAAATGTTATggatattaaaaactaaatataagATTATTAGtgtattttatatcaattttatatatatatttttaaaagtgatTTCCCTAGTCAAAGGGAATTTGGATTATTGACTTTCCTAGAAATATGATCTACAAAATGAATcgattgaaaaaatatattattcaaaCATCTTATTCTATGTCAGGTTATTAGGAATGAttgcatatatttttttctgaatttttcaatttgtaaaaagtataaaaacatTTCTAAGACATAGAATAAAATATTTGAGCaattatatgaataaatttttttgcatatccttttataaaataaaattacatatctgtttaaacataataaaaatcaaattctcATCATATAACAATAGATTGATGAACTCTTCATAAAgagactaaaaataaaaaacataaaaaagaaGATAGTTTTCGTTAGTGGTAAATAGACCATTGACGATAGTCGGAAAGAACTAAATATAAAAGTTCTAAATGTCTAGGGTTTTTTATTTGAGAGAAAATAAACAAGCAGGAGTTTCTTTGTTAAGCTTTAGTTGGGAATGAGCATAAGTTGACAACACTAGAAACTAAAAGCTAAGTAAGAGCTCTTCTTAAATATACCATGGCAGCTATAAATTGAACAAAATGTCTGAAGAGCCATGAGCAGCAAGAGCAAGATGGTAGCAAGAATTGTAAGTATTTTCCATGAAGAATACACATACTTTTTCATCCCCTTTTTAACCTTGATCTTCCAGTGATtatcataataattattaagGCCTTTTATGGAAGAATCAAAATCTGACTTGCCTTCAGATGCTAAGGTACTTTTAATACCACTTAAGAGCTTTAAAACCTCATTGTTGTCTCCATTATAGATCAATATTTTCATGCTTTTCAGCAGCTCCACATCCTCAACGGTACGAGTCAAGGTTGCGATCAGTTCAATGTAGCGAGCGAAATTCGGAGTCTCCGGCTTGGCGATAGCTTCATAAGCAAGTAAGTTCCTAATTACGACCTCCGAGTTAAGATTCAACTTAAGCGATGGAAGTCTTAGAGCGGGATCTTGCTCGACGAAAGCGACGAACCTAACGCCTAGACTGATGCTGCAGAACTTAACATTGACACTAGACAATTGAGATGCTGTAGGAACTAAAGCCTTCTCTTGTGCTTCTTCGTCCGGTAGAGAGAACGAAATTCCAAgaagttgaaatatttttagaattaaCTCTATGATTTTTATAGGAATGGCTAAGAATGAGATGTTTAGAGTCTTAATAATATTCCATAAGTCACTCCACATAGAAAAACCTGACCTTTGCTCTGCTCCGCCGTCTATGTCGAAGCCTCCGAACCAAACTAAATT includes:
- the LOC126660543 gene encoding putative UPF0481 protein At3g02645 — translated: MASADSIINIETHRRISEHSIFNSNFNQEKWIQQMKNILNNEASLGYETNNFITIFKVTTSLKNKNREFYIPQKLALGPYHNFSADLYKLQKCKLHQVELLHQQLGFPEFELLADRIGEKTGDIRGCYDENLDVNDDTLSWIMVIDGLFLLQLLYQETEQNADSLEFIDAFGRKITFDFILKDVMMIENQIPLFVLDCLLSMSKSVSEIESLSCMSVKICSRISPIVLEGGFFGPDFENAFHLLDLLYKMVWYGGSQITPYAFSMSSSSIWSRLWSTIKTLNISVLAVPVRMIDLALKILQLLGVSFSFEVAEEKHLIPRASELSDVKVKFCSTTHGISHIAFVKKDHDVTLRLPTLELNVYSDVIIRNLLAYETITKPETPNFARYIELMGAMIQTVEDVKLLKNEKILMHNGDNHEVLKLFSGIKSSVPSGGKSGFDRSIEELNEYYKNHWKIKLRTLVKKYVYSSWKVLTIFATILLLLLMILQTFCSVYSCHGIFKMRLSSLSLSLPSSF
- the LOC126660544 gene encoding putative UPF0481 protein At3g02645 is translated as MACGDSIIDMDMHIPASGDSIINSNFNEELWRSKMKNILDKEPGRYDRETDDNPICILQVPGSVKALKPEAYTPQTIALGPYHHFLPKLYKMQKCKLHQVRIFHQQRNLPEFQLLFDQMKRKVRDVRGYYYENLDVHDDTLSMIIVLDGLFLLQLIYGIAERYADSLEFSDSLGRKFSLDAILKDVVMIENQIPFFVLEHIAYVSGNKSLLDMSVIACAKLSPVILRGKFHRQNLQYPFHLLDLLYNLVWFGGFDIDGGAEQRSGFSMWSDLWNIIKTLNISFLAIPIKIIELILKIFQLLGISFSLPDEEAQEKALVPTASQLSSVNVKFCSISLGVRFVAFVEQDPALRLPSLKLNLNSEVVIRNLLAYEAIAKPETPNFARYIELIATLTRTVEDVELLKSMKILIYNGDNNEVLKLLSGIKSTLASEGKSDFDSSIKGLNNYYDNHWKIKVKKGMKKYVYSSWKILTILATILLLLLMALQTFCSIYSCHGIFKKSSYLAFSF